A single region of the Marinobacter salinisoli genome encodes:
- a CDS encoding MBL fold metallo-hydrolase, whose amino-acid sequence MKHARRGVHGLIAGLVGGLPGIAQIAHGQSDTTYPELTIPFQAEAVTDTGVFYFQGMSGVPDNQNQGFTANAGFVITEDSVVVFDALGTPSLGAAMIEKIRDTSPLPISHVVVSHYHADHVYGLQAFKELTEAKVVAHQHARHYLDSPDANQRLSQRQEALAPWVNDSTRIIGPDMTFESHQTFESGSYQFSLVHAGPAHASDDTLMMVQPAGVLFSGDIIQNGRIPYLASSEVDSANWLNAIERVRELAPTYLVPGHGPASSNAMEALQFTHDYLSFVREEMGNAVDNWIPFEDAYEQTDWSRYETMPAFDASNKANAYRVFLEMEKAALGGG is encoded by the coding sequence ATGAAACACGCAAGGAGAGGAGTTCACGGGTTAATTGCCGGCTTGGTTGGCGGGCTGCCGGGTATCGCTCAGATCGCGCACGGGCAAAGCGATACCACCTACCCTGAGCTCACTATTCCCTTTCAAGCAGAGGCTGTCACAGACACTGGGGTTTTCTATTTTCAGGGCATGTCCGGGGTGCCCGATAACCAGAATCAGGGTTTTACAGCCAACGCCGGCTTTGTGATTACCGAAGACAGTGTGGTGGTATTCGACGCCCTGGGTACGCCAAGTCTTGGGGCAGCCATGATCGAAAAGATTCGCGATACGTCCCCATTGCCAATTTCGCACGTGGTGGTCAGCCATTACCACGCGGACCACGTTTACGGACTTCAGGCGTTCAAGGAGTTGACGGAGGCAAAGGTGGTGGCGCACCAGCATGCCCGTCATTACCTGGACAGCCCCGACGCAAACCAGCGTTTAAGTCAGCGTCAGGAGGCTCTGGCACCCTGGGTTAATGACAGCACACGGATCATTGGCCCCGATATGACGTTCGAGAGTCACCAGACGTTCGAATCCGGAAGTTACCAGTTCAGCCTTGTACATGCAGGGCCGGCCCATGCGTCCGATGATACTCTGATGATGGTCCAGCCGGCCGGAGTGCTGTTTTCCGGCGACATCATCCAGAATGGCCGCATACCCTATCTGGCCAGCTCGGAGGTGGATTCCGCCAACTGGCTGAACGCCATTGAACGGGTTCGAGAGCTGGCTCCCACCTACCTTGTGCCGGGGCACGGTCCGGCGTCCTCCAATGCTATGGAGGCGCTGCAGTTCACCCACGATTACCTGTCCTTTGTTCGCGAGGAAATGGGCAATGCGGTCGACAACTGGATCCCGTTCGAAGACGCCTATGAGCAGACGGACTGGTCACGCTACGAGACCATGCCGGCGTTTGATGCGTCCAATAAAGCCAATGCCTACCGGGTGTTTCTGGAGATGGAGAAAGCCGCCCTCGGTGGCGGCTGA
- the soxC gene encoding sulfite dehydrogenase, giving the protein MFGKLRRLSLDVSKTALEESQKLPSSERRQFLRSGLFTAGGAMVGGALAGLAPGALAKSKYPPENPSWTLSLGPGVVADPYGMPSPFESEVIRRNVPWLTADKVSSISFTPLQHLKGIITPNGLFFERHHAGRPEVDPQQHRLMIHGLVERPIILSMADLQRLPSVSQINFIECPANGGMEWRGAQLNSLQFLHGMVSCAEWTGVRLSTLLQEVGMKPEGKWVLAEGADGAAMTRSIPMAKALDDVIVAYAQNGEALRREQGYPIRLVVPGWEGNTHVKWLRRLEVGDKPWMQREETSKYTDLMADGSARGFTWVMEAKSVITSPCPEMPLGQKGVYQIEGLAWSGNGKVKAVDVSVDGGMNWQQAPLREPVLSKSLTRFALEWAWDGNPALLQSRVIDETGYVQPTLHQLRKARGSNSIYHKNAIQTWKVNADGSVINVQLS; this is encoded by the coding sequence ATGTTCGGCAAGCTTCGCCGGCTCAGTCTCGACGTGTCTAAAACGGCACTAGAAGAATCCCAGAAGTTACCATCGTCGGAGCGCCGACAGTTTCTACGGAGTGGCCTCTTCACTGCCGGTGGTGCGATGGTTGGCGGTGCCCTGGCAGGCCTCGCACCCGGCGCCCTCGCAAAATCCAAATACCCACCGGAAAACCCGTCCTGGACCCTGTCTCTCGGGCCCGGCGTCGTTGCCGACCCATACGGCATGCCCTCGCCGTTTGAAAGCGAGGTGATTCGCCGGAATGTGCCCTGGCTGACCGCCGACAAGGTTTCCTCCATCAGCTTTACACCGCTGCAGCACCTCAAGGGCATCATTACTCCGAACGGCCTGTTCTTCGAGCGCCATCATGCGGGGCGCCCGGAGGTCGATCCGCAACAGCATCGGCTTATGATTCACGGCCTGGTGGAGCGCCCCATCATTCTCTCCATGGCAGACCTGCAGCGCTTGCCCAGCGTGTCCCAGATCAACTTCATCGAGTGTCCGGCCAATGGCGGTATGGAGTGGCGCGGGGCACAGCTGAATTCGCTTCAGTTTCTGCATGGCATGGTCAGTTGCGCCGAATGGACCGGTGTTCGGTTATCCACGCTGCTGCAGGAAGTGGGCATGAAGCCGGAAGGCAAATGGGTATTGGCCGAGGGCGCAGATGGCGCGGCCATGACCCGAAGCATTCCCATGGCTAAGGCGCTGGACGATGTGATCGTTGCTTACGCCCAGAACGGCGAGGCGCTTCGCCGGGAACAAGGGTATCCCATTCGTCTTGTGGTTCCCGGCTGGGAGGGCAACACCCACGTCAAATGGCTGCGCCGGCTCGAAGTGGGCGACAAGCCCTGGATGCAACGGGAGGAAACCTCCAAGTACACCGATCTGATGGCGGATGGCTCCGCCCGTGGCTTCACCTGGGTGATGGAGGCCAAGTCGGTTATTACCTCGCCATGCCCGGAAATGCCGCTCGGGCAGAAAGGTGTCTATCAGATCGAGGGACTGGCCTGGAGCGGCAACGGCAAGGTCAAAGCGGTGGATGTGTCGGTGGACGGTGGCATGAACTGGCAGCAGGCCCCGCTTCGTGAACCCGTGCTGTCCAAATCACTGACCCGCTTCGCTCTGGAGTGGGCCTGGGATGGCAATCCGGCATTGCTGCAGTCACGGGTCATTGATGAGACCGGCTATGTCCAGCCAACGCTTCACCAGCTGCGTAAGGCCCGGGGCAGCAACTCGATCTACCACAAGAACGCCATTCAGACCTGGAAAGTCAACGCAGACGGGAGTGTGATCAATGTTCAGCTTTCGTAA
- a CDS encoding c-type cytochrome has protein sequence MFSFRKCGPTLALICSAAVLMPFSQRAFAESAGYYGVGETPTEEQIAAWDIDIRPDGAGLPEGSGSVDEGMAVYETYCASCHGAFGEGMGRYPKLSGGEGTLAEDRPEKTIGSYWPYASTLWDYIHRAMPFFAPQSLTDDQVYAVTAYVLNLNYIVDGDFVANKDTLPKVEMPNSGNFVWEDPRPDIQNERCMSDCKDEEVSVADSSQGKNLTPSTTGPLDEGLIE, from the coding sequence ATGTTCAGCTTTCGTAAATGCGGCCCAACTCTGGCGCTGATCTGCTCGGCAGCGGTTTTGATGCCGTTCAGCCAGCGCGCCTTCGCTGAATCTGCCGGCTATTACGGAGTGGGCGAAACACCCACCGAAGAGCAGATCGCGGCATGGGATATCGACATCCGCCCCGACGGTGCCGGTCTGCCAGAGGGCAGCGGCAGTGTCGATGAGGGAATGGCGGTTTATGAAACCTACTGCGCATCCTGTCACGGCGCTTTCGGCGAGGGCATGGGGCGTTATCCGAAGCTGAGCGGAGGCGAGGGTACGCTCGCTGAAGACCGCCCGGAGAAGACCATCGGCAGCTACTGGCCTTACGCATCGACCCTGTGGGATTACATTCACCGGGCCATGCCCTTCTTTGCACCGCAATCGCTCACCGATGACCAGGTGTATGCAGTGACCGCCTACGTGCTGAACCTCAACTACATCGTCGATGGTGACTTTGTTGCCAATAAGGACACCCTGCCCAAGGTTGAAATGCCCAATAGCGGGAATTTCGTCTGGGAGGACCCGCGGCCGGATATTCAGAACGAGCGTTGTATGAGCGACTGCAAGGATGAGGAGGTAAGCGTTGCCGATTCCTCGCAAGGGAAGAACCTGACCCCCAGTACCACCGGCCCGCTGGATGAAGGGCTAATCGAATAA
- the soxX gene encoding sulfur oxidation c-type cytochrome SoxX encodes MRKGLVSVCLTALALTAMPPVYAEPTQADIDRGKELAFSRKDGNCLACHKIDDGQLTGTVGPELADMKSRYPDRDILFKRIWDETQFNPVTVMPPFGRNMILNEEQINRIVDYLYTL; translated from the coding sequence ATGCGAAAGGGACTGGTTTCAGTGTGCTTGACCGCACTTGCACTGACGGCAATGCCGCCGGTGTACGCCGAACCCACGCAGGCGGATATCGATCGGGGCAAGGAGCTGGCCTTCAGCCGGAAGGACGGCAACTGCCTGGCGTGCCACAAGATAGACGACGGCCAACTGACCGGCACGGTAGGGCCGGAACTCGCCGACATGAAGAGCCGTTACCCCGATCGGGACATTCTGTTCAAAAGGATCTGGGATGAAACCCAGTTCAATCCGGTGACGGTGATGCCGCCATTCGGACGGAACATGATTCTGAACGAAGAGCAGATCAATCGAATCGTTGATTACCTGTACACGCTGTAA
- the soxY gene encoding thiosulfate oxidation carrier protein SoxY: MIDQRRRGFLKGVLGASVVGLTVGSGLIPLRAQAAAEVANWPETAFKTPGVDATISELYGMEAAESDQISMDLPTIAQNGAVVPVSVETTLPNVTAIALLVAKNPNALAAAFDIPEGTVPFVSNRLKMAETTDVVAVVISDGKAYKATQNVKVTVGGCGG; encoded by the coding sequence GTGATTGACCAAAGGCGTAGAGGATTCCTTAAAGGTGTGTTGGGGGCCAGCGTTGTTGGCCTGACTGTGGGCTCCGGTTTGATTCCACTGCGGGCGCAGGCAGCGGCGGAAGTGGCTAACTGGCCGGAAACAGCCTTCAAAACCCCGGGGGTCGACGCAACCATCTCCGAATTGTATGGCATGGAAGCGGCCGAATCTGACCAGATCTCCATGGATCTGCCGACCATCGCCCAGAATGGTGCCGTGGTGCCGGTGAGCGTCGAAACCACGCTGCCGAATGTCACCGCTATCGCGCTGCTGGTTGCCAAGAACCCCAATGCCCTGGCGGCCGCGTTCGACATTCCCGAAGGCACAGTTCCGTTCGTGTCCAACCGCCTGAAAATGGCTGAAACCACCGATGTCGTGGCGGTCGTGATTTCGGACGGCAAGGCTTACAAGGCAACCCAGAACGTGAAAGTTACCGTTGGCGGCTGCGGCGGCTGA
- the soxZ gene encoding thiosulfate oxidation carrier complex protein SoxZ produces MASSIRVRAVESGGVTSLKALVRHPMDSGFAKDSSGNVIPAYFIKLLTITHQGKEVFVAHWGPAVSKDPFLECRFKGAKKGDEITISWVDSKGESDSTKATIG; encoded by the coding sequence ATGGCATCCAGTATCAGAGTTCGAGCCGTTGAAAGCGGTGGCGTTACCTCCCTTAAAGCCCTGGTCCGGCACCCGATGGATTCCGGCTTTGCCAAGGATTCCTCGGGCAATGTGATTCCGGCCTATTTCATCAAACTTCTGACCATTACCCATCAGGGCAAGGAAGTGTTTGTGGCGCACTGGGGGCCGGCGGTATCGAAAGATCCGTTCCTTGAGTGCCGGTTCAAAGGCGCAAAAAAAGGCGACGAAATTACCATCAGCTGGGTCGACAGCAAGGGTGAGAGCGACTCAACCAAGGCAACCATTGGCTAA
- the soxA gene encoding sulfur oxidation c-type cytochrome SoxA, translated as MRIAKAILVVVGATLAVPQALAGATPEADRKETVEYFQQKFPDIPLDEFVNGQYALDDDRRKQWEAMSDFPPFEFAVAEGQEMFEKPFANGKTYASCFENGGIGVRQNYPYFDTETNEVVTLELAINRCREANGEKPLGWKKGPIASISAYMASTSAGKPFNIEVPNDDALEAYKAGKEFYYTRRGQLNFSCASCHVQNPGNWIRADLLSPMLGQVANFPVHRAKWGEMGTLHRRFVGCNRNVRAVPQEAQSEEYRNLEYFMTYLNNGLPVVGPATRP; from the coding sequence ATGCGTATAGCAAAGGCCATTCTGGTCGTAGTAGGGGCGACGCTGGCCGTGCCGCAGGCGCTGGCCGGCGCTACCCCGGAGGCAGACCGCAAGGAAACGGTGGAGTATTTCCAGCAGAAATTCCCGGACATTCCGCTGGATGAATTCGTCAACGGGCAATACGCGCTGGATGACGATCGGCGCAAGCAGTGGGAGGCGATGAGCGATTTTCCGCCGTTCGAATTTGCCGTGGCGGAAGGTCAGGAGATGTTTGAAAAGCCCTTTGCCAATGGCAAGACCTACGCCAGCTGTTTTGAGAACGGAGGCATCGGCGTGCGTCAGAATTACCCGTATTTCGACACTGAAACGAACGAGGTCGTGACGCTGGAGCTGGCGATCAACCGGTGCCGGGAAGCCAACGGTGAAAAGCCGTTAGGCTGGAAAAAGGGCCCGATTGCGTCCATTTCCGCCTATATGGCATCCACCTCCGCAGGCAAGCCCTTCAATATCGAGGTACCGAACGACGACGCGCTCGAGGCCTACAAAGCGGGCAAGGAGTTTTACTACACCCGCCGGGGGCAGCTGAACTTTTCCTGCGCCAGCTGCCACGTCCAGAACCCGGGCAACTGGATTCGCGCGGATTTGCTCTCGCCAATGCTCGGGCAGGTCGCGAATTTCCCGGTTCATCGGGCCAAGTGGGGTGAAATGGGCACGCTGCACCGGCGGTTCGTTGGCTGTAACCGAAATGTCCGGGCGGTGCCTCAGGAAGCCCAGAGTGAGGAGTACCGGAATCTGGAGTACTTCATGACCTACTTGAACAACGGCCTTCCGGTCGTCGGCCCGGCCACGCGGCCTTAA
- the soxB gene encoding thiosulfohydrolase SoxB, with the protein MSISRRDFLFAMQAAALAGLAPRLALAKSGEKLYDAPAFGNVRLLHLTDIHAQLHPVHFREPNVNLGVGPSQGKVPHVVGQHFLDHFGVAAGSPRAHAYTYLNYTEAAQEFGRMGGFAHLKTLIDQLRDQAGSGNSLLLDGGDLWQGSGTAFWTQGEDMVEASNLLGIDIMTGHWEFTYPEAQIRKNIGGFKGEFLAQNIFLSEEAMFMGAEAFDEFSGRVFKPYTVRELGGKRIAVIGQAFPYTPIANPSYFIPDWRFGIRESEMQQLVDEIRATEQVHAVVVLSHNGMDVDLKMASRVTGIDAILGGHTHDAVPQPTVVTNPGGKTLVSNAGTNGKYVAVLDLDIGDSGLRDYQYKLLPVFSDLIPADAGMAEFIQTIRAPYAGKLAEELAVTDELLYRRGNFNGTLDQLICDAQRKVLDAQIALSPGFRWGTSILPGEAITMDDVMNATAITYPETYVREMSGADLKLIMEDVADNLFNKDPYYQQGGDMVRVGGMDYTCDPTASMNGRITDMRLDNGAAIEADKMYKVAGWATVNSRAPGKPIWDVVADYLRSEKTVKIDKFNTPKLKNVAGNPGLEDYAG; encoded by the coding sequence GTGTCGATTTCCCGCAGAGATTTCCTGTTTGCCATGCAGGCCGCCGCGCTGGCAGGACTGGCGCCGCGCCTGGCACTGGCGAAGAGTGGTGAGAAGCTTTACGACGCGCCAGCCTTCGGAAATGTCCGCCTGCTGCACCTGACGGATATCCACGCCCAGCTTCATCCGGTTCACTTCAGAGAGCCCAACGTCAATCTGGGCGTTGGCCCCAGCCAGGGCAAGGTGCCGCATGTGGTGGGGCAGCATTTTCTGGATCACTTTGGCGTTGCCGCCGGTTCCCCACGTGCCCACGCCTATACCTACCTGAATTACACGGAAGCGGCGCAGGAGTTTGGCCGCATGGGGGGATTTGCTCACCTGAAGACGTTAATCGACCAACTCCGGGATCAGGCGGGCAGCGGCAATTCCCTGTTACTGGATGGCGGTGATCTGTGGCAGGGCTCGGGAACCGCTTTCTGGACTCAGGGGGAGGATATGGTTGAAGCCAGCAACTTGCTGGGCATCGACATTATGACCGGGCACTGGGAATTCACTTACCCGGAGGCTCAGATCCGGAAGAACATCGGCGGCTTCAAGGGGGAGTTCCTGGCACAGAATATTTTCCTGTCCGAAGAAGCCATGTTTATGGGTGCCGAGGCGTTTGATGAATTCAGCGGTCGCGTGTTCAAGCCGTACACGGTGCGTGAACTCGGAGGCAAACGCATCGCCGTCATCGGGCAGGCTTTCCCGTACACCCCGATCGCGAATCCATCCTATTTTATTCCGGATTGGCGTTTTGGTATTCGCGAATCGGAAATGCAGCAGCTGGTTGATGAGATCCGTGCAACCGAGCAGGTTCACGCGGTGGTGGTGCTGTCGCACAATGGCATGGATGTCGATCTCAAAATGGCCAGCCGGGTAACCGGCATCGACGCCATCCTCGGCGGGCATACTCACGATGCGGTTCCGCAGCCAACCGTTGTGACCAACCCGGGTGGGAAAACACTGGTCAGCAACGCCGGTACCAACGGCAAGTATGTTGCGGTTCTGGATCTGGATATTGGTGACAGCGGGCTGCGCGATTACCAATACAAGCTGTTGCCGGTGTTCTCGGACCTGATACCGGCGGATGCCGGCATGGCCGAGTTCATTCAGACGATCCGGGCACCCTATGCTGGCAAACTCGCCGAAGAACTGGCGGTAACCGACGAACTCCTGTACCGGCGAGGCAATTTCAACGGCACGCTGGATCAGCTTATTTGCGATGCGCAGCGCAAGGTGCTGGATGCCCAGATTGCTTTGTCGCCCGGCTTCCGCTGGGGCACCAGTATTTTGCCGGGTGAAGCCATCACCATGGACGATGTCATGAACGCAACGGCGATCACCTATCCGGAAACCTACGTTCGGGAGATGTCCGGCGCCGATCTGAAACTCATCATGGAGGATGTGGCGGACAACCTGTTTAACAAGGACCCCTACTACCAGCAGGGTGGTGACATGGTTCGCGTTGGTGGCATGGATTACACCTGTGACCCCACAGCCAGCATGAATGGTCGGATCACTGATATGCGCCTGGATAACGGCGCTGCCATCGAGGCAGACAAAATGTACAAGGTCGCGGGGTG